One part of the Aricia agestis chromosome Z, ilAriAges1.1, whole genome shotgun sequence genome encodes these proteins:
- the LOC121738336 gene encoding uncharacterized protein LOC121738336 isoform X2 — protein MPYIMVMGSLSLPNLTKDEGATVYGLKRDERATLVRDLNSSFGVPIASASDIDRTVRVTQKGITLVVVNRIHGLLGYDVVSHAMAMTNANRELISFTMYKKSSGTSQGHGSHGQGHGAHGQGHGTHGQGHGTHGQGHGTHGQGQSSHKHGHGGIVTL, from the exons ATGCCGTACATTATGGTAATGGGTAGCCTCAGCTTGCCGAATCTCACCAAAGACGAGGGTGCTACTGTTTATGGATTGAAACGAGACGAGAGAGCCACTCTAGTCAGG GATCTGAACTCATCTTTCGGCGTGCCCATAGCGTCCGCATCCGACATAGATAGAACAGTGCGAGTCACACAGAAGGGAATAACACTAGTCGTCGTGAACAGAATACACGGGTTGTTGGGTTATGATGTAGTTTCCCACGCCATGGCAATGACGAATGCGAACAGGGAGTTAATCTCGTTCACTATGTACAAAAAGTCGAGCGGAACCTCCCAAGGTCACGGGAGTCATGGGCAAGGTCACGGAGCACATGGGCAAGGTCACGGGACTCATGGCCAAGGTCACGGGACACATGGGCAAGGTCACGGGACACATGG TCAAGGTCAAAGCTCACACAAACATGGACACGGCGGCATCGTCACGCTCTGA
- the LOC121738333 gene encoding coiled-coil domain-containing protein 93 has product MASKQKTIFTRSKPLLNIYSGKDNEGREVEVREDAEQLVKWHEISDALVAAGYYRAQLQGLSAFDKIVGGLTWCIELCDIDVDISLLFEENLTIGKKIALTEKIVKVLPSLKCPYIIEPHQIQGLDFINIFPLVQWLIKYSSEFREAKEDELRKFAIMQYEKDHMFESDQLYFLQREKLLKNVSVIQNLYKPCRVRKRKGGLADNELEQVNSVLSEYDQRMLLLIPSNQDEDKKDEGLEFLFEYEKSLADPTNITTETDLFIQENEENINPNTKLHYALLHSELTGDIPKELEQSERIKYNKDIEDLSKAISLLENEVDSTKKIHEERMERTKSNYTDVTRKMQHLTKKLIKPDDYSEKDVKVFYKALKELAKERNEILKVIEHRQNEHEVLQNTLRNLEEPNTVIEDNPLTPEELKEFQDRESKLKEFIAQIRVELGHLNRQVLRYSVAIDEVPGPAELLQYEKRFVELYNQVASKHKETKQYYIFYNTLYEVKLYTSKELSLLNSILDNYEEAMSSTRKREEFMTQFESIVEWVNQTVKKVEQKFKHEKDQKASLHAEYSRLMEVQREYAAALKKLASGRQKSDRSQ; this is encoded by the exons ATGGCATCCAAGCAAAAAACTATCTTCACCCGAAGTAAACCTCTCCTAAATATTTACAGTGGGAAGGATAATGAAGGCAGGGAG GTGGAAGTGCGCGAAGATGCGGAACAACTCGTGAAATGGCACGAGATATCCGATGCCCTCGTTGCCGCCGGCTACTACAGAGCCCAGCTGCAGGGGCTGTCGGCCTTCGACAAGATAGTCGGAGGGCTCACTTGGTGCATAGAGTTGTGTGACATAGATGTGGACATAAGTTTACTGTTTGAAGAGAATCTTACAATAGGCAAGAAAAT AGCGTTAACAGAAAAGATAGTTAAAGTGTTGCCAAGTTTGAAGTGCCCTTACATAATAGAACCTCATCAGATTCAAGGATTAGATTTTATAAACATATTCCCATTGGTGCAGTGGTTGATCAAATACTCCAGTGAGTTTAGAGAAGCAAAAGAGGATGAATTAAGAAAGTTTGCAATAATGCAGTATGAAAAAGATCACATGTTTGAATCAGATCAATTATATTTCCTCCAGAGAGAGAAGTTGTTGAAAAATGTATCCGTCATACAg AATCTATACAAACCTTGTCGAGTGCGCAAAAGAAAGGGTGGCTTAGCAGATAATGAGCTGGAACAAGTGAACTCTGTGTTATCTGAATATGATCAAAGAATGTTATTGTTGATACCTAGTAATCAAGATGAAGACAAAAAAGATGAGGGACTGGAATTCTTG TTTGAGTATGAGAAAAGTCTTGCAGATCCAACAAACATTACAACAGAG ACTGACTTATTTATTCAAGAGAATGAAGAAAATATAAATCCAAATACAAAATTGCATTATGCATTATTGCATTCTGAATTAACTGGTGACATACCAAAAGAGCTTGAGCAAAGTGAAAGAATAAAGTACAACAAAGATATAGAAGATCTAAGCAAGGCTATAAGTTTATTAGAGAATGAAGTAGATTCTACTAAAAAGATACACGAGGAGAGAATGGAAAGAACAAAGTCTAACTATACTGATGTTACAAGAAAAATGCAGCATTTAACAAAGAAACTTATAAAACCTGATGATTACAG TGAAAAGGATGTGAAAGTTTTCTACAAGGCACTAAAGGAATTAGCAAAGGAAAGAAACGAGATACTAAAAGTGATTGAGCACAGGCAAAATGAACACGAGGTTCTTCAAAACACATTGAG AAATCTTGAGGAACCTAATACAGTTATAGAAGACAATCCACTGACACCCGAAGAGTTGAAAGAATTTCAAGATCGGgaatcaaaattaaaagaatTCATTGCTCAAATAAGGGTGGAACTGGGACACTTGAATCGTCAAGTGCTGAGATACTCTGTTGCCATAGATGAAGTACCGGGACCTGCAGAGCTACTGCAGTATGAGAAGAGATTCGTGGAGTTGTATAATCAAG TCGCCTCAAAACACAAGGAGACCAAacagtattatatattttataatacactCTATGAAGTCAAGCTGTACACTTCTAAGGAGTTAAGTTTGTTAAACTCCATCTTGGACAACTATGAAGA AGCAATGTCATCAACGAGGAAGAGGGAGGAATTTATGACTCAATTTGAATCAATAGTGGAATGGGTGAACCAAACTGTGAAAAAAGTGGAGCAGAAGTTCAAACACGAGAAGGACCAGAAAGCTTCCCTGCACGCGGAATATTCTAGGCTAATGGAAGTGCAGAGGGAGTATGCGGCTGCCCTGAAAAAGTTGGCCTCCGGGAGACAGAAAAGTGACAGATCTCAGTAA
- the LOC121738336 gene encoding filaggrin-2-like isoform X1 → MPYIMVMGSLSLPNLTKDEGATVYGLKRDERATLVRDLNSSFGVPIASASDIDRTVRVTQKGITLVVVNRIHGLLGYDVVSHAMAMTNANRELISFTMYKKSSGTSQGHGSHGQGHGAHGQGHGTHGQGHGTHGQGHGTHGQGHGTHGQGHGTHSQGQSSHKHGHGGIVTL, encoded by the exons ATGCCGTACATTATGGTAATGGGTAGCCTCAGCTTGCCGAATCTCACCAAAGACGAGGGTGCTACTGTTTATGGATTGAAACGAGACGAGAGAGCCACTCTAGTCAGG GATCTGAACTCATCTTTCGGCGTGCCCATAGCGTCCGCATCCGACATAGATAGAACAGTGCGAGTCACACAGAAGGGAATAACACTAGTCGTCGTGAACAGAATACACGGGTTGTTGGGTTATGATGTAGTTTCCCACGCCATGGCAATGACGAATGCGAACAGGGAGTTAATCTCGTTCACTATGTACAAAAAGTCGAGCGGAACCTCCCAAGGTCACGGGAGTCATGGGCAAGGTCACGGAGCACATGGGCAAGGTCACGGGACTCATGGCCAAGGTCACGGGACACATGGGCAAGGTCACGGGACACATGGGCAAGGCCACGGCACACACGGGCAAGGTCACGGGACTCATAGTCAAGGTCAAAGCTCACACAAACATGGACACGGCGGCATCGTCACGCTCTGA
- the LOC121738336 gene encoding uncharacterized protein LOC121738336 isoform X3 has protein sequence MPYIMVMGSLSLPNLTKDEGATVYGLKRDERATLVRDLNSSFGVPIASASDIDRTVRVTQKGITLVVVNRIHGLLGYDVVSHAMAMTNANRELISFTMYKKSSGTSQGHGSHGQGHGAHGQGHGTHGQGQSSHKHGHGGIVTL, from the exons ATGCCGTACATTATGGTAATGGGTAGCCTCAGCTTGCCGAATCTCACCAAAGACGAGGGTGCTACTGTTTATGGATTGAAACGAGACGAGAGAGCCACTCTAGTCAGG GATCTGAACTCATCTTTCGGCGTGCCCATAGCGTCCGCATCCGACATAGATAGAACAGTGCGAGTCACACAGAAGGGAATAACACTAGTCGTCGTGAACAGAATACACGGGTTGTTGGGTTATGATGTAGTTTCCCACGCCATGGCAATGACGAATGCGAACAGGGAGTTAATCTCGTTCACTATGTACAAAAAGTCGAGCGGAACCTCCCAAGGTCACGGGAGTCATGGGCAAGGTCACGGAGCACATGGGCAAGGTCACGGGACTCATGGCCAAG GTCAAAGCTCACACAAACATGGACACGGCGGCATCGTCACGCTCTGA